Proteins encoded by one window of Halorussus salinus:
- a CDS encoding RNA-binding domain-containing protein, which yields MIYSIDVQITAPVQDTEIADRVATAVANLFPDADPAQQHGEVVAEAHSLDHFSELLHRQEILDTARGEFFGSRRGDTFSFDLKKQAAFEGVVNFAVGNPDELGDIHVRVRVEQPTVEEFVDHVAPPTEEGQPVTQDDFE from the coding sequence ATGATATACAGCATCGACGTGCAGATTACGGCACCAGTCCAAGACACCGAAATCGCCGACCGCGTCGCCACGGCCGTCGCCAACCTCTTCCCCGACGCGGACCCGGCCCAACAGCACGGCGAAGTCGTCGCCGAGGCTCACTCGCTCGACCACTTCTCGGAACTCCTCCACCGGCAGGAGATTCTCGACACCGCCCGCGGGGAGTTCTTCGGGTCGCGCCGGGGCGACACCTTCTCGTTCGACCTGAAGAAGCAGGCCGCCTTCGAGGGCGTCGTCAACTTCGCGGTCGGCAACCCCGACGAACTCGGCGACATCCACGTCCGCGTCCGCGTCGAGCAACCGACCGTCGAGGAGTTCGTGGACCACGTCGCCCCGCCGACCGAGGAGGGCCAACCTGTCACGCAGGACGACTTCGAGTAG
- a CDS encoding AAA family ATPase, whose protein sequence is MRVIGTVGLPGSGKGEAASVAEELDIPVVTMGDVIRAECRDRGLDPAEHHGEIAGALRDENGPDAIAQRSLPIIEEALEESDTVLVDGIRAGVEVERFVEAFGDDFTLVSIEAPFEVRAERVQSRGRDATDAETLRERDERERGFGMDEAIARADASIDNTDSLEAFHEKIRALLTEGVAGLERERAREA, encoded by the coding sequence ATGAGAGTAATCGGAACCGTGGGGTTGCCGGGGAGCGGCAAGGGCGAGGCCGCCTCGGTCGCCGAGGAGCTAGACATTCCCGTCGTGACCATGGGCGACGTGATTCGCGCGGAGTGTCGCGACCGGGGGCTGGACCCGGCGGAACACCACGGCGAAATCGCGGGCGCGCTCCGCGACGAAAACGGCCCGGACGCCATCGCCCAGCGGTCGCTCCCGATAATCGAGGAAGCCCTCGAAGAGAGCGATACCGTCCTCGTGGACGGCATCCGGGCGGGCGTCGAAGTCGAGCGGTTCGTGGAGGCGTTCGGCGACGACTTCACGCTGGTCAGCATCGAAGCCCCCTTCGAGGTCCGGGCCGAGCGCGTCCAGTCGCGCGGTCGGGACGCCACCGACGCCGAGACCCTGCGCGAACGCGACGAGCGCGAGCGCGGGTTCGGCATGGACGAGGCCATCGCCCGCGCCGACGCCTCCATCGACAACACCGACAGCTTGGAGGCGTTCCACGAGAAGATTCGCGCCCTGCTAACCGAGGGCGTCGCAGGACTCGAACGCGAACGCGCCCGAGAAGCCTGA
- a CDS encoding aminopeptidase has protein sequence MDPRVTEHAEIVVDHSTEIEEGDNVVVSASSAAEDLTLALCEAVGERGAFPFHVSFRKDRTRAAFLEAVAPDDLDTPDHELALAEAADVWIHVRAHDNVAEMSAVDSDTMSAFRKAQLPVREEILDTTWVLTQYPAPADAQNAEMSTEEYEEFVWSAIGKDWEEQKAHQQQMVEILDAGEEVRIVSGDTTDLRMSIEGMTTINDHAKNNLPGGEVFTAPVADSVEGEVLFDKPLVHEGHEVNDGYLRFEEGEVVEYGASKNEEVLGQILDTDEGAKRLGELGIGMNRDIDQFTYNMLFDEKMGDTIHLAVGRAYDECLPEGETGNESAVHVDMIVDMADDSYIEIDGEVVQRNGTFRFEDGFEG, from the coding sequence ATGGACCCCCGAGTCACGGAACACGCCGAGATCGTCGTTGACCACTCTACCGAAATCGAGGAGGGCGACAACGTCGTCGTCAGTGCCTCGTCGGCCGCCGAGGACCTGACGCTCGCGCTCTGTGAGGCCGTCGGCGAGCGCGGCGCGTTCCCGTTCCACGTCTCGTTCCGCAAGGACCGGACGCGCGCGGCGTTCCTCGAAGCGGTCGCCCCCGACGACCTCGACACGCCCGACCACGAACTCGCGCTGGCGGAGGCCGCCGACGTGTGGATTCACGTTCGCGCCCACGACAACGTCGCCGAGATGAGCGCGGTCGATAGCGACACCATGTCGGCCTTCCGGAAGGCCCAGCTTCCCGTCCGCGAGGAGATACTCGACACGACGTGGGTGTTGACCCAGTACCCCGCGCCCGCCGACGCCCAGAACGCCGAGATGTCCACCGAGGAGTACGAGGAGTTCGTCTGGTCGGCCATCGGCAAGGACTGGGAGGAACAGAAGGCCCACCAACAGCAGATGGTCGAGATTCTGGACGCGGGCGAGGAGGTCCGCATCGTCTCGGGCGACACCACGGACCTCCGGATGAGCATCGAGGGGATGACCACCATCAACGACCATGCGAAGAACAACCTGCCCGGTGGCGAGGTGTTCACCGCGCCGGTCGCCGACTCGGTGGAGGGCGAAGTCCTCTTCGACAAGCCGCTCGTCCACGAGGGCCACGAGGTCAACGATGGCTACCTCCGGTTCGAGGAGGGCGAAGTCGTGGAGTACGGTGCCAGCAAGAACGAGGAGGTCCTCGGCCAGATTCTGGACACCGACGAGGGCGCGAAGCGACTCGGGGAACTCGGCATCGGGATGAACCGCGACATCGACCAGTTCACCTACAACATGCTGTTCGACGAGAAGATGGGCGACACCATCCACCTCGCGGTCGGCCGCGCGTACGACGAGTGTCTGCCCGAGGGTGAGACCGGCAACGAGAGCGCGGTCCACGTGGACATGATCGTGGACATGGCCGACGACTCCTACATCGAAATCGACGGCGAGGTCGTCCAGCGAAACGGGACGTTCCGGTTCGAGGACGGCTTCGAGGGGTAG
- a CDS encoding threonine aldolase family protein — MIDLRSDTVTTPDEEMRDAAHDAEVGDDVYGEDPTVNRLEDEAADLVGMEDALYVPTGTMGNQVAVRTHTERGQEVLTERESHVVKWELGGMAQLSTLQVRTLDGGERGVPTPEQVREEYVEEDLHRPGTGLLTLENTHNSKGGVAVAPAKIDAAAEAARELGIPVHLDGARVMNAAVAHDVPPERMTEAVDSVMFCLSKGLGAPVGSILAGSEEFIARARRNRKLFGGGMRQVGVIAGPGRLALENVERLAEDHENARVLAERVAGVEGLSVQEPETNILLVDTEGTGHEADEFLDACADEGVQGTQFDAHVARFCTHWDVNREDVEEAAERVGEAVSKLD; from the coding sequence ATGATAGACCTCCGGAGCGACACGGTGACGACGCCCGACGAGGAGATGCGCGATGCCGCCCACGATGCCGAGGTTGGTGACGACGTGTACGGCGAGGACCCGACCGTCAACCGATTGGAAGACGAGGCCGCCGACCTCGTGGGGATGGAAGACGCCCTCTACGTGCCGACCGGGACGATGGGCAATCAGGTCGCGGTCCGGACCCACACCGAACGCGGCCAAGAGGTGCTGACCGAGCGCGAGAGCCACGTCGTCAAGTGGGAACTGGGCGGGATGGCACAGCTCTCGACCCTACAGGTCCGGACGCTCGACGGCGGCGAGCGCGGGGTGCCGACCCCCGAGCAGGTCCGCGAGGAGTACGTCGAGGAGGACCTCCACCGGCCCGGAACCGGGCTACTGACGCTCGAAAACACGCACAACAGCAAGGGCGGCGTCGCCGTCGCTCCGGCGAAGATAGACGCCGCGGCCGAGGCCGCCCGCGAGTTGGGGATTCCAGTTCACTTGGACGGCGCGCGAGTGATGAACGCCGCCGTGGCCCACGACGTGCCCCCGGAACGGATGACCGAGGCGGTCGATTCGGTGATGTTCTGTCTCTCGAAGGGACTCGGCGCGCCGGTCGGGTCGATACTGGCCGGAAGCGAGGAGTTTATCGCTCGCGCCCGACGCAACCGCAAGCTGTTCGGCGGCGGGATGCGACAGGTCGGCGTCATCGCGGGACCGGGGCGACTCGCGCTGGAGAACGTCGAGCGACTCGCCGAGGACCACGAGAACGCCCGCGTGCTGGCCGAGCGAGTGGCGGGCGTGGAGGGGTTGTCGGTTCAGGAGCCGGAGACGAACATTCTCCTCGTGGACACGGAGGGGACGGGACACGAAGCCGACGAGTTCCTCGACGCGTGCGCCGACGAAGGAGTGCAGGGAACACAATTCGACGCGCACGTCGCGCGGTTCTGCACGCACTGGGACGTGAACCGAGAAGACGTAGAGGAGGCGGCCGAGCGCGTCGGCGAAGCGGTCAGTAAGCTGGACTGA